CGGTTGCGCCAGAAACGGCAGATCTTCGCGATGTTGCAGCAGGACCGGGCCATCCAGCTTCAGGCCCTTTATGACCTTGACTTCCAGTTCGACCACGCCCGACACGTCGGTGGCGTGACCGGCAATCTCGCCATTGCCCTGCTGGGCATGCATATCGCCCATATAGATGCCGCCGCCCGGCACCTTCACGGGACAAATGAGGATGGCGCCTTCACGGACCGAGTTGGTGTCCATGTGACCATCGGTTTTGTGCTCGTTAAGCTCTTCCTGCGTGAAGCTGTAGCCATGAGGCGCGCCGATCAGGAATGCGCCGAAATCGCCCGCATTGTGGGAATCGGGCAGATCGCGCGAGGGGATGGTGCCGATATTGCCCAGAAAAGGCCGCACGCGGCTCGCCAGTCCGGATATGTCCGCGCGTGCCAGGGCGAGGATGGAATGCTGGTTCGCCTGTTCGGGCATGGCGGCGACATGGCGCGCGTCGGCCGCGATGCGTTCGGCGACATCCTTGTCGACGGTCAGCGACACCTTGCTCTCGCGGTCGAGGACGATGACATAGCCATTCGAAAAACGGAATGCGTTGACCTCCGCACCGCAGCCGTCGCAACGCACCGCTTCCTCACCAATGCCTTCGATATGGCTGGAGGGGCTGGTAGCGCCGCAGTTGGGACAGAGTTTCGCGACGAAGGGATCGCCAAGATAGCGGCCCTCCACAAATTCCATCACGCCCGACGACGTGGCGAGCGACGTCACCTGAACGGTCTTCAGCTTGATCGCGATCGCATCTCCGACTTCCGCGCCTTCGACAAAGACGGGGCGCGTCACTTCATGACCGCCCTGAAACTTCGGCGTGATCATGGGCCCCCAGCAGCCAGGTGGGGTGCCGGTTCGAATGGTACCGCCGTCCTTCACCGTGCCGGCCGGTTCGATCCCCGGCCCGACGATGCCGCCGCTGTAATCATAGACTTCGATATGCGATCGTGCGTCGGACATGGAACTACCCTCATTCTCGTTTGTCGGGAGGCTACCGCACCGGCTTCGTGGCGAAAGGGGCGGCACGGTTTGCCTCACAGTTTGTAACAATCAGATGCGATCGGCTGCGGTTTCGGGCTAAGTCGGCATGGCTTCGCTGCCGGAACGCGACCGGAACAACGACGTGCGCCCGAATGGCGCTGCGAACAGATATTGATCGGAAACTTCCATCTGGACGCCGAAATGTTCGGCGGCGCGCCATGGCCAGCGCGGATCGTAGAGGATGGTCCGCGCCACGCCGATCAGATCAGCGTCGCCCTCACGCAATATCGCCTCCGCTTGATCGAATTCCGTGATCAGGCCCACCGCCACGACGGGTATCTGGACCGCCTGCTTCACCATACTGGCGAGAGGCACCTGATAGCCAGGCTTGACCGGGATAGTCTGGCTCGCGTGCAGACCGCCGCTGGACACGTGGATGGCGGCGCACCCCCGTGCTTCCAGCGCCAGCGCGAAGGCGATCGTGTCCTCGACCTGCCATCCGTTTGCGATCCAGTCAGTCGCCGATACGCGCATCGACACCGGTCGATCCGCGGGAAATGCGGCTCGAACCACGTCGAAAATCTCCAACGGAAAGCGCATTCGATGGGTGAGGCTGCCGCCATATTCGTCGGTGCGGCGGTTGGACAGCGGCGACAGGAACTGGTGCAGCAGATAGCCGTGCGCGCCATGGAGCTGGATGGCATCGATGCCCAGCCGAGCCGCCCGGCAAGCCGCAGCGGCGAAGGCCTTCCTGATTTCCGCCAGCTCTGAACGGTTCAGTGCGTGTGGAAGCGCCTCCCCATCATCGTAGCCAAGGGCGGAGGGGGCAACGGCCTGCCAGCCATGAGGGTGCTGCGGAGCAATCTGACGCCCGCCGGTCCACAACAGGTCTTGCGAAGCCTTGCGCCCCGCATGGCCCAGCTGGATCGCCACCGGCATGGAGGACCAGCGCCGCAGCGCGCCCAGAACCCTGCCCATCGCCGCTTCGGTGCTATCATCATAGAGGCCGGTATCAGCATAGGTGATACGGCCCTCCGGCAATACTGCTGTCGCCTCGATCGTCAGCAATCCCGCTCCTGATTGAGCAAGCTGCCCCAGATGCGTCATGTGCCAGTCGGTCATGCAGCCGTCGACCGCCGAATATTGGCACATGGGTGCGATGACAATGCGATTGGAAAGTGTCAGCCCCCCGATGGTGAGGGGCTGAAACAGCATGGGAAGTGGACGATCTTGAAGCCTATCCATCTTCGGCGCGTTCAGAGCGAGGCGTCGCCGTCGGTGCGGACGAAGCGCCTGGCATCGAAGCTGTAGGGCACCGCGCTGCTGCCCCCGTACAGTTCATGATGTGGAGAGGCTTCGGCGAAGGCGCACGCCAGCAGGAAGAGGTTGCGCACATCCTCGGGCATGTCGGTTGCGGGGTGCTGCGACAGCAGGGCCAGGATGTCGTCAAGGCGTGGCATCATAGCTTCATACAGTGCCCTGAAATCAGCGGCGCTGGCGGACCAGCGGATTTCGCTGCGTTCATTCTCGCTGGGCCTTGCCCAATGCGCGGCAAGCGGCGCAAGGTCGGTGAACGGGGCGGGAAGGAGGGGATTGGTCATCGGTCTTTTCCTCAAGCCGCGAGAAAGATGTCGAGGGTGCGCGCGGCGTGGCGGATCAGGAATTCCTGATCCATCAACTGCATTTCATCGATCGTTCCGGACATGATGCCCGCGAACGTGTCTTCCATGGTGGCGGTGTCTTCCAGCCAGGCGTTGCGGTGCAGCGCATTCACATGCTGCTGCGCCACTTGTTCCGCCGCGGTTTGCGCGGGGCGGAAATAGTTGATGCCTTCCCACAACGTCCGCCCATGGTCGAGCGGCCAGAACTGGTGCGTGAAGAAGGACATGCCCGGATAGCCGCAGCCCGACGCCAGGTGGATGATGAAGTTGGGGAAGAGATTGGGCAGCTCGAACTGGAAATCGGCCCGCCGTTCCGGGTTGATCGCCGGCGGTAGCTGATCGGGGCGCGGCCGGTGGCGTTCGGTGGTGCTGAGCATCGAGGCGAAGGCGAGCGTCGAGGGCGCCGTGTCCATGCCCGCGCCATAGATGGTGGACGAAGCGTGAGGTCCCATCAGCTTGAAGTCCGTATGATCGACGCCCTGGAAGCCCGGCAGCGATCCTGCGTGGATCGTCGGCACATGATAGCCTTCGCTGAAGGCATAATGGGCGACCTTCCAGTTGCAGTTCAGCACCGTCGAATAGCGGAAGGCGGTGGTCGATTCCGCATAGGGATAGCCGCTGAACAGCTTCCCAAAGTCCCCAAGATATTCGGTCAGCGACTGTGCCGGCTCCACATCGAAATTGATGAAGACGAACCCTTCCCAGATGTCGCAATGGATTTCGCGCAGACCAAGACATGCCGTGTCGAGCTTGCCGAACCGTTCCTTCATCGGCACCGACCGCAGCGGCCCGTCGGTGGAGAAGACCCAGCCGTGGAAGCGGCACGTCACCACATTGGCGCGCGAGCGGCCGAAGGTTTCGAAGCCGGTGGTCGGCACAACCTTGTTGCCGCGATGGGTGCAGACATTGTGGAAGGCGCGGATCTGGCCGTCCTTACCGCGCACGATCAAAACGGACGCATCGGCGACGGGCAGTTCCTTGACCTTATAGTCACCCACCTTGGGCAGTTCCCAGCTGGTGGCGACCTTCAGCCAGGTCCTCTTGAAGATCTTTTCGCGCTCCAGCTGGAATATGGCCGGGTCGCTGATGGAACGCACTGACACCGGATCAACCCCCAGTTCGTTGCGAATATCCTGCGAACTGCGGGAGATGTGGGCTAAATCCGCTGCTTTTATCCCTGTGGTCATCATTAACTCTCCGAATATTAGATCAGTGCTGCCGCGGGGTGCCCCGATGGGCGTGTCTTATGCGTCCGCGAGCGCGTCCGGCTTGGCGTTCCAGCCTCCGGGATAGTGAGAGATCAGATCGGCCTGGAGTTCGAGCGAACGGAACTGCCAGCGTTCCCCACTGTTAACCGTTGTCGCCACATAGCGACCGCCAATCCAGTAGGCCCGCCCCTGCGCCGAAGTCGCCACTTCCCACAGCATGAACTCGACCGATGCGTGGTCGCAGGTGGAAGCCAGCGTTACCTTTGGCGAAACGAGGTAATGCAGGGTCCATTTGAAACCCTGATCGGCATTTCCCGCGACGCCCTGCGCGATCCTGTCACCGCCTGAAAGCGTGTCATATTGATCGATCTTGAACGAGGCATCTTCTGTGAAAAGCGGCCGCAGCATCTCGGCGGACGGACCGGCGTCGAATGCGCGCGAAAGGTCGACGATCAGCGTATCGATAGCGCGCAACGCCTCCAGCCGTGTAATCCGCTCTTCCAATGTGCCGGGCATAGTATTCCGTCCTGGTGGAGGGGCACCGGTCGGCCGAACCCGGACCGGTGCCACATGTCTTAGAAGGTGCGGCGAGCGCTCAGGAACCATTCGCGCGGCCGTCCATAGGCGCCCTCGGTGATCCCGCCGAACGAGTCGACGTAGCCCGATCCCAGATATTTCTGCTTGGTCAGGTTCTTGACGCCGAGCGTGATCAGCCAGGTATCCGGTTCATCGCGATAGGCGATCGACGCGTTGACCAGATGATAGCCGTTCTGGATCAGCAATGGGCTGTTCACCGCATCGTTGTAGACCGTCGAACGGTAGGACCAGTCGACGCGCGGCGTGAACTTGCCTACTCCCACGACATCGATATCATAGGATGCGCCTGCACTCAGTGTCCATTTCGGCGCATTTTGCAGATGCGTGTCCTTGGTCACGCCACTGTTGAGCGCGCGAATGTCGACCTGCCGATATTTGGCGTCGAGATAGCCAAGGCCCGCCTCGAGCTTCAGTTCTTCGGTCGGGCGTGCCTGCAGTTCGAGTTCGACGCCCTTGATACGCGCCTTCGCGGCATTCTGGATGATGGGCGCGAAACCGAGGATCGGATCGTTCACGGTGATCTGCAGGTCGTCATAATCGTTGACGAACGCGGCCCCGTTTAAACGGAGGTGGCGGCCCAGCAGGTCGGACTTGAAGCCGACTTCATAGGTCGTGCTCGTTTCCGGCCGGAACGAGGGGATATTGGCGAAGGGCGGGAAGACGCGCTGAGTGAAGCCACCGCCCTTGAACCCCTGGGAGTAGGACGCATAGGTCAGGAATTCGGGCGACCAGCGATAGGAAAGGCTGGCCATCGGCGTCCAGGCGCGGTCCGTGATGGTCTTGCGCGCGCGCGGCCCCATCAGCGGGTCGCCATTCTGCAAGCCCGAGCCGTCCGGATTGAAGGGCAGGCCCGTCAGGAAGCCGGCCTCCACGACATATTGATTGCCATTGTCGAAGGTCTTCTTGTCTTCGGTCCAGCGGATGCCGCCCGTCAGGCTCAGATTGTGCACAATCTCGAACGTCGCCTGACCGAAGGCGGCAAGGCTGCGCCCATCCAGGATCGCACCGCTCAGGAAGACGGCATCGATGATATTCACCAGATCCTTGTGATTACCGCTTTCCTTGGAGTAATATCCGCCGACAACCCAATTCAACCGACTGTCGAACGCGTCACCCAGCAGCTGGAATTCCTCCGAAAACTGATCCTGTTTCCAGTCGCTCTTGGTCTGGACGATGCTGGCCGGGCTATGATCGGAATCACGGGTCCAGAAGCCCGTCACCTTGCGGTAGGCGGTGATGGATTTCGCGGTAATGCCGCCGCCCAGTTTCCATTCGACGGTGCCGGAAACGCCCCAGATATTTAGATCCGACGCCGATTCATAACGGCGCCTGCCGAAATTATTGAATGTGTCGGAAATCGTCTGGAATGTGCCGCCATGCCGGTAGGGCGCCTGGGCCCATTGGCTGTTGTAGCAGCGCGTGTCCGACAGACGCGCCGGATTGGAGAGGTTGGTGCAGATCCCGGCCGCACCGGAATAGACACCATTCCAGACTTGTGCCGCCGGTGCATTTTCATCGACCGCGAGCATGACATTGGGTGCCGATTTCTCGCGCGATCGCGTGCCGTCGACCGCAAGATTGATCGACAGGGTACTGGTGGGTTCCAGCCTCAGCGCAAAGCGACCGGCCAGCGTGTTGGTGTCGCCCAGATCCGGCGCCAGCGGCACAGTGCCTTTCACATAGCCGTCGCGCATATGATAGAAGCCCGACAGGCTGGTATAGACGCCATCGGCCAACGGAACATCGATAGACCCCTTGATCTGGACGCGGTTGAAGCTGCCCGTGGTCAGGTCAAGGCTGGCGCCAAGCTTATCGGCGGGCTTCTTCGTCACGACGCTGACGGCGCCGCCGATGGTGTTGCGGCCGAACAGCGTGCCCTGCGGTCCGCGCAATACCTCGATCCGCTCGACATTGAGGACGTCGAGAACATTGCCCACGCCGCGCGAAATATAGACGCCGTCGAGGTAAAGGCCGACGCCGGGATCGGCGGACAATTGATAGTCGTTCTGCCCGATGCCGCGGATGAAGATGGCGGCGGTGGCGTTGCTGGCGGACACCGGCACGGAGCTGTTGAACTTCACATTGGGGGTGAAGTCACCGATCTGCGTGACGTTGTCGATGCCGCGCTGCGCGAGCCCTTCGGAGGTGACGGCGGAGATCGAGATCGGCGTATCCTGCAGCGATTCCGCGCGGCGGCGGGCCGTGACGACGATTTCCTCAACGCCGCCGGGCCGGCTGGCTGCGTCTTCTGACGCTTGCTGCGCGATTGCGGATGGGCCGTGGCTCAGGCCGACCAGTGCCAGACCGGCGATCAGGGCCTGGAACGATCCGGATTGCAGCGACAAAGCACGGCGGCCGGAGGATGTGCGTTTGCAGACATGTGAATTCATAACGGCTCCCTATTTTCTGTTGATTATGTTTATCGTTGTAGTCCGCCCGCCCGGCTGCGCTTCCCGCGTCGGATCGGTTTTTGTTGCTCCTGCTACTGCTATGACGTCCGGCCTCGGACGCATGCACATAATCGAACTCAGATGCCGCCCGAGCGCTAGCCTGCTGCTGCCGAGTTGGACATCTGAGCGCGATGGAGTGCGAAGCGCGCAACAAAGCGGATCAAAGCGCTTTTCTCGCCGTCGCTCCTTTGCTGCCGCCGCAGGCTAACGGACACGGGGATGGGCTAGCAAGCCATGGCGCACGCCGACATCATTCCGTCAGCAACTCGGCCATTCGACCGTCAGCGATCGGTCGAACCTATAAGGACAGCAGTATGAACGATCCGCACCGATGGTTGAATGAGCATCCCGAACTCGGCTCGGGACCGATCCCGATCGAGCCCTATATCGCACCGGACTGGTATGAACGGGAGCGCGAGAAGATCTTCAAGAAGGTATGGCTCTGCGTAGGCCGGATGGACGAAATACCGAAGAAGGGTGACTATAAGGTCAAGCGCCTTGCTGCGGCAGACACGTCGATCATCCTGATGCGAGGCAAGGATGATGTTGTGCGCGCCCATCACAATATTTGCGCGCATCGCGGCAATACTGTCGTCACCGAAACCGGACCGGAAACTTTCGGTCGTAGCAAGGCGGCAATCGTCACCTGCCGTTTCCACGGATGGGTCTATGGCGCGGACGGTGCCCTGAAGCATGTTCCCAGTGAAGAGCGCTTCTATCAGTGCTTCGACAAGAAGCAGAACGGCCTGTCCCCGATCCATGTCGATTTCTGGGAAGGTTTCATCTTCGTCAATCTGGCGGAAACTCCCGACAACAGCCTGGCCGAGTTTCTGGGTGACTATGCCGGACATTTTGCTGGCTTCCCCTTTGCAGAACTCAGCTATCAGTTCACTTATCATACCGAGCTGGAATGCAACTGGAAGGTTGCGCACGACGCCTTTGCAGAAGCCTATCATGTCGACACCATCCACGCCGGCTCCTTCCCCAACACTTTCTCCACCGGCCTTCAGAATGTGAAGCTGATGGGACCGCACCGGACCTGCGCTGTGTGCCTGACGCTGGGCGCGACGCCCACGCCCGTTGCCGGCATCGCCAATTCGATCGCGGGCGCTTCGCTCGTCACGCAGCGCGCCGAAACGATGCTGCCGCCATCGATCAACCCCGACAAGCGGGACGATTTCGCGTTCGAACTGAGCGTGCTGTTCCCCAACACGCTCATCCACGTATCGGAAGGCATCTGGTTCACCCACCAGTTCTGGCCGATCGCCCATAACCGGACGCTCTGGGAAGGGCGCTATTATGTCCGTCCGCCCAAGACCAACGCCGAACGATGGGCGACGGAACACGCCATGACGCTTCAGCGCAACGCCTGGCTGGAGGACACGGCCACCATGGAGGACACGCAGCGGGCGATGCAGTCGCGCGCCAAGAAGGTGCAGAATTTGCAGGATGACGAAATCCTCATCCGCCACAGCACCGCCGTCGTCGATGAATATGTCAACGCCTGAGGGAGACGCGAACATGACGCAAGCTGAACTGCCCGCCGGGTTCGAAGATCTTTCCACCCGCCTCGACTGGAACCTGCCGACGGCCGACCAACGCCAGAAGAAGCGGCAAGCATCGTCCAGCGCGGAATTGCGCGCATTTTATGACCAGATGCTGGCCCGGCTTCCCGACGCGCTGGCGGAAGTCGACCGATTCCCGCTTGGCGAACTGCCCGAAAGCCATCATGCCCTCTACAATCTCGCTTTGTCACTCGCTGAAGTCGCGCCGCATATCGAGCTTTATGCTGGCTCGCCGGGCGTGCCCTATGCCTTCGAGGAAGGGCGGTTCGTCGCCGTGCATGGTGGACAGGACACCTGCCGCGGGCTGAGTCCGATGTCCGTGGCCTGACATGAACGAAACGGTTCCCCTATC
This window of the Sphingobium sp. EM0848 genome carries:
- a CDS encoding TonB-dependent receptor, giving the protein MNSHVCKRTSSGRRALSLQSGSFQALIAGLALVGLSHGPSAIAQQASEDAASRPGGVEEIVVTARRRAESLQDTPISISAVTSEGLAQRGIDNVTQIGDFTPNVKFNSSVPVSASNATAAIFIRGIGQNDYQLSADPGVGLYLDGVYISRGVGNVLDVLNVERIEVLRGPQGTLFGRNTIGGAVSVVTKKPADKLGASLDLTTGSFNRVQIKGSIDVPLADGVYTSLSGFYHMRDGYVKGTVPLAPDLGDTNTLAGRFALRLEPTSTLSINLAVDGTRSREKSAPNVMLAVDENAPAAQVWNGVYSGAAGICTNLSNPARLSDTRCYNSQWAQAPYRHGGTFQTISDTFNNFGRRRYESASDLNIWGVSGTVEWKLGGGITAKSITAYRKVTGFWTRDSDHSPASIVQTKSDWKQDQFSEEFQLLGDAFDSRLNWVVGGYYSKESGNHKDLVNIIDAVFLSGAILDGRSLAAFGQATFEIVHNLSLTGGIRWTEDKKTFDNGNQYVVEAGFLTGLPFNPDGSGLQNGDPLMGPRARKTITDRAWTPMASLSYRWSPEFLTYASYSQGFKGGGFTQRVFPPFANIPSFRPETSTTYEVGFKSDLLGRHLRLNGAAFVNDYDDLQITVNDPILGFAPIIQNAAKARIKGVELELQARPTEELKLEAGLGYLDAKYRQVDIRALNSGVTKDTHLQNAPKWTLSAGASYDIDVVGVGKFTPRVDWSYRSTVYNDAVNSPLLIQNGYHLVNASIAYRDEPDTWLITLGVKNLTKQKYLGSGYVDSFGGITEGAYGRPREWFLSARRTF
- a CDS encoding nuclear transport factor 2 family protein, whose translation is MPGTLEERITRLEALRAIDTLIVDLSRAFDAGPSAEMLRPLFTEDASFKIDQYDTLSGGDRIAQGVAGNADQGFKWTLHYLVSPKVTLASTCDHASVEFMLWEVATSAQGRAYWIGGRYVATTVNSGERWQFRSLELQADLISHYPGGWNAKPDALADA
- a CDS encoding aromatic ring-hydroxylating dioxygenase subunit alpha, with the translated sequence MMTTGIKAADLAHISRSSQDIRNELGVDPVSVRSISDPAIFQLEREKIFKRTWLKVATSWELPKVGDYKVKELPVADASVLIVRGKDGQIRAFHNVCTHRGNKVVPTTGFETFGRSRANVVTCRFHGWVFSTDGPLRSVPMKERFGKLDTACLGLREIHCDIWEGFVFINFDVEPAQSLTEYLGDFGKLFSGYPYAESTTAFRYSTVLNCNWKVAHYAFSEGYHVPTIHAGSLPGFQGVDHTDFKLMGPHASSTIYGAGMDTAPSTLAFASMLSTTERHRPRPDQLPPAINPERRADFQFELPNLFPNFIIHLASGCGYPGMSFFTHQFWPLDHGRTLWEGINYFRPAQTAAEQVAQQHVNALHRNAWLEDTATMEDTFAGIMSGTIDEMQLMDQEFLIRHAARTLDIFLAA
- a CDS encoding NADH:flavin oxidoreductase/NADH oxidase, coding for MLFQPLTIGGLTLSNRIVIAPMCQYSAVDGCMTDWHMTHLGQLAQSGAGLLTIEATAVLPEGRITYADTGLYDDSTEAAMGRVLGALRRWSSMPVAIQLGHAGRKASQDLLWTGGRQIAPQHPHGWQAVAPSALGYDDGEALPHALNRSELAEIRKAFAAAACRAARLGIDAIQLHGAHGYLLHQFLSPLSNRRTDEYGGSLTHRMRFPLEIFDVVRAAFPADRPVSMRVSATDWIANGWQVEDTIAFALALEARGCAAIHVSSGGLHASQTIPVKPGYQVPLASMVKQAVQIPVVAVGLITEFDQAEAILREGDADLIGVARTILYDPRWPWRAAEHFGVQMEVSDQYLFAAPFGRTSLFRSRSGSEAMPT
- a CDS encoding acetamidase/formamidase family protein, with the protein product MSDARSHIEVYDYSGGIVGPGIEPAGTVKDGGTIRTGTPPGCWGPMITPKFQGGHEVTRPVFVEGAEVGDAIAIKLKTVQVTSLATSSGVMEFVEGRYLGDPFVAKLCPNCGATSPSSHIEGIGEEAVRCDGCGAEVNAFRFSNGYVIVLDRESKVSLTVDKDVAERIAADARHVAAMPEQANQHSILALARADISGLASRVRPFLGNIGTIPSRDLPDSHNAGDFGAFLIGAPHGYSFTQEELNEHKTDGHMDTNSVREGAILICPVKVPGGGIYMGDMHAQQGNGEIAGHATDVSGVVELEVKVIKGLKLDGPVLLQHREDLPFLAQPMSSEESAAIKRLAESYGQQSIEDNAPITFIGSGRTLNDATDNGLARAAQVTGLPYDEILNRATIAGSIEISRLPGVVRVTFMCPTSILERMGVAELVRAQYGGQS
- a CDS encoding aromatic ring-hydroxylating dioxygenase subunit alpha: MNDPHRWLNEHPELGSGPIPIEPYIAPDWYEREREKIFKKVWLCVGRMDEIPKKGDYKVKRLAAADTSIILMRGKDDVVRAHHNICAHRGNTVVTETGPETFGRSKAAIVTCRFHGWVYGADGALKHVPSEERFYQCFDKKQNGLSPIHVDFWEGFIFVNLAETPDNSLAEFLGDYAGHFAGFPFAELSYQFTYHTELECNWKVAHDAFAEAYHVDTIHAGSFPNTFSTGLQNVKLMGPHRTCAVCLTLGATPTPVAGIANSIAGASLVTQRAETMLPPSINPDKRDDFAFELSVLFPNTLIHVSEGIWFTHQFWPIAHNRTLWEGRYYVRPPKTNAERWATEHAMTLQRNAWLEDTATMEDTQRAMQSRAKKVQNLQDDEILIRHSTAVVDEYVNA